Proteins encoded in a region of the Marinobacter arenosus genome:
- a CDS encoding urea amidolyase associated protein UAAP2, with translation MIKESELHPETAQFREIVPAGEYFLKVVKTGETVRILDLEGNQAADTLFYNAHNPTERYSAVDTIREQGNVYLTAGSKLMSSENNVMLEITADTCGRHDTLGGACAAESNTTRYALEKKCMHACRDSWLVAVTEHDELGMTKRDITHNINFFMNVPVTADGGLTFADGISDAGKYVELRAEMDVLVMISNCPQLNNPCNAYNPTPIEVLVWS, from the coding sequence ATGATTAAAGAGAGCGAACTGCATCCCGAGACTGCCCAATTCCGCGAGATCGTCCCGGCGGGTGAGTATTTCCTGAAAGTGGTCAAGACCGGGGAGACCGTCCGCATCCTGGACCTGGAAGGCAACCAGGCTGCCGACACCCTGTTCTACAACGCCCACAACCCGACCGAACGTTACAGTGCGGTGGACACCATTCGCGAGCAGGGCAACGTCTACCTGACCGCGGGCTCGAAGCTGATGTCCTCGGAAAACAACGTGATGCTGGAAATCACGGCCGACACGTGCGGCCGTCACGACACCCTTGGCGGCGCCTGTGCCGCCGAAAGCAACACCACCCGCTATGCCCTGGAAAAGAAATGCATGCACGCCTGCCGCGACAGCTGGCTGGTGGCGGTCACCGAGCACGACGAGCTGGGCATGACCAAGCGGGACATTACCCACAACATCAACTTCTTCATGAACGTGCCGGTCACCGCCGACGGCGGGCTGACCTTTGCCGACGGCATCTCCGACGCCGGCAAATACGTCGAGCTGCGGGCTGAAATGGATGTGCTGGTGATGATTTCCAACTGCCCGCAGCTGAACAACCCTTGCAACGCCTACAACCCGACACCGATCGAGGTGCTGGTATGGAGCTGA
- the pqqE gene encoding pyrroloquinoline quinone biosynthesis protein PqqE, producing MTTAPSDQSAASVGPPLWLLAELTYRCPLQCPYCSNPLDFAQTEQELSTEQWVSVLRQGRAMGAAQLGFSGGEPLVRPDLPELIAEARHLGYYTNLITSGLGLNEAKVAAFADAGLDHIQVSFQASDPELNNAVAGSRKAFDQKLAMARAVKEAGYPMVLNFVIHRHNIHQMTDIIDLCDRLGADYVELATCQYYGWAFENREGLMPSRSQLEKAEAEVNAYRRRLEADGSAMKLIFVTPDYYEERPKACMNGWGSLFLTVAPDGTALPCHSARLLPIEFPNVRDTELRTIWYDSPGFNHYRGDSWMPEPCRSCDEKGKDFGGCRCQAYLLTGNADNADPVCSKSPHHDRILAARRAADHATAGIEELTFRNANNSRLFFRG from the coding sequence ATGACCACCGCCCCATCCGACCAGTCCGCCGCTTCCGTTGGCCCGCCACTCTGGCTGCTGGCGGAGTTGACCTATCGCTGTCCGCTGCAATGTCCCTACTGTTCCAATCCGCTCGACTTTGCCCAGACCGAGCAGGAGCTGAGCACCGAGCAGTGGGTCAGCGTGCTGCGTCAGGGGCGCGCCATGGGCGCGGCCCAGCTGGGCTTTTCCGGTGGCGAACCGCTGGTGCGACCGGATTTGCCCGAGTTGATCGCCGAGGCCCGGCACCTTGGGTACTACACCAATCTGATCACCTCCGGACTGGGTTTGAATGAGGCCAAGGTGGCGGCTTTTGCCGACGCCGGGCTGGATCATATCCAGGTCAGTTTCCAGGCCTCCGATCCGGAGCTGAACAACGCGGTTGCCGGCTCGCGCAAGGCGTTCGACCAGAAGCTGGCGATGGCGCGGGCGGTGAAGGAAGCCGGTTACCCGATGGTGCTGAACTTCGTGATCCACCGCCACAACATTCACCAGATGACCGACATCATCGATCTGTGTGACCGGCTGGGCGCGGACTATGTCGAGCTGGCCACCTGCCAGTATTACGGCTGGGCGTTCGAGAACCGGGAGGGCCTGATGCCGTCCCGGTCGCAGCTGGAAAAGGCCGAGGCGGAAGTGAACGCTTACCGTCGCCGGTTGGAGGCGGATGGATCGGCCATGAAACTGATCTTCGTGACGCCCGACTATTACGAAGAACGCCCGAAAGCCTGCATGAATGGCTGGGGCAGCCTGTTCCTGACGGTAGCCCCGGATGGCACCGCACTGCCGTGCCACAGCGCCCGGTTGCTGCCCATCGAATTCCCCAACGTGCGGGACACCGAATTGCGAACCATCTGGTACGACAGCCCCGGTTTCAATCACTACCGGGGCGACAGCTGGATGCCGGAGCCCTGCCGCTCCTGCGACGAGAAAGGCAAAGACTTCGGCGGTTGTCGCTGCCAGGCCTACCTGCTGACCGGAAACGCCGACAACGCCGACCCGGTCTGTAGCAAGTCACCCCATCACGATCGGATTCTTGCGGCCAGGAGAGCCGCGGATCACGCCACGGCCGGCATCGAGGAGTTAACCTTCCGAAATGCGAACAATTCACGGCTATTCTTTCGGGGCTGA
- the exaC gene encoding acetaldehyde dehydrogenase ExaC has translation MIYAQPGKDGSVVSFKSRYENYIGGEWVAPVKGQYFENITPVTGDVICEIPRSTAEDIEVALDAAHKAAPAWGKTSVQERSNILLKIADRIEANLEKLAVAETWDNGKAVRETLNADIPLAADHFRYFAGCLRAQEGHLGEIDANTVAYHFHEPLGVVGQIIPWNFPLLMAAWKLGPCLAAGNCTVLKPAEQTPASILVLMEIIGDLLPPGVLNIVNGYGIEAGQALATSKRIAKIAFTGSTPVGSHILKCAAENIIPSTVELGGKSPNIYFSDVMKAEPEFIDKCVEGLVLAFFNQGEVCTCPSRALVQEDMFEEFMQKVVERTKAIKRGNPLDTDVQVGAQASKEQFDKIMSYLAIGKEEGAVVLTGGDREDLGEEFNDGFYIQPTLFKGDNKMRVFQEEIFGPVVGVTTFKTEEEALAIANDTEFGLGAGVWTRDTNRAYRMGRAIQAGRVWMNCYHAYPAHAAFGGYKKSGVGRETHKMALEHYQQTKNMLVSYDTNPLGFF, from the coding sequence ATGATCTACGCACAACCAGGAAAGGATGGCTCCGTCGTTTCTTTCAAATCCCGTTATGAGAACTACATCGGTGGCGAGTGGGTTGCCCCGGTGAAGGGTCAGTACTTCGAGAACATCACCCCGGTGACCGGTGATGTGATCTGTGAGATTCCCCGCTCCACCGCCGAAGACATCGAAGTGGCGCTGGATGCCGCCCACAAGGCTGCACCGGCCTGGGGCAAAACATCGGTCCAGGAGCGCTCCAACATTCTCCTGAAAATTGCAGACCGCATTGAAGCGAACCTGGAGAAACTGGCGGTCGCGGAAACCTGGGACAACGGCAAGGCGGTCCGTGAAACCCTGAATGCGGACATTCCGCTGGCGGCCGATCACTTCCGCTATTTCGCCGGCTGCCTGCGGGCGCAGGAAGGCCATCTGGGCGAGATCGACGCCAACACCGTGGCGTACCATTTCCACGAGCCCCTGGGCGTGGTGGGCCAGATCATTCCCTGGAACTTCCCATTGTTGATGGCGGCCTGGAAGCTGGGCCCGTGCCTGGCGGCCGGTAACTGCACCGTGCTCAAGCCGGCCGAGCAGACCCCTGCCAGCATCCTGGTGCTGATGGAAATCATCGGCGACCTGTTGCCGCCGGGTGTGCTGAACATCGTCAACGGCTACGGCATCGAAGCCGGTCAGGCCCTGGCGACCAGCAAGCGCATTGCCAAGATTGCCTTCACCGGCTCCACCCCGGTTGGCTCCCACATCCTCAAGTGCGCGGCCGAGAACATCATTCCGTCGACCGTGGAATTGGGTGGCAAGTCCCCCAACATCTACTTCTCCGACGTGATGAAGGCCGAGCCCGAGTTCATCGACAAGTGCGTCGAAGGCCTGGTGCTGGCGTTCTTCAACCAGGGTGAGGTCTGCACCTGCCCGTCCCGCGCGCTGGTACAGGAAGACATGTTTGAGGAGTTCATGCAGAAGGTGGTCGAGCGCACCAAGGCCATCAAACGTGGCAACCCGCTGGACACCGACGTCCAGGTGGGCGCCCAGGCGTCCAAGGAACAGTTCGACAAGATCATGTCCTACCTGGCCATTGGTAAGGAAGAGGGCGCCGTGGTGCTGACCGGTGGCGACCGGGAAGACCTGGGCGAGGAGTTCAATGACGGTTTCTACATCCAGCCGACCCTGTTCAAGGGCGACAACAAGATGCGTGTGTTCCAGGAAGAAATCTTCGGACCGGTGGTCGGTGTGACCACCTTCAAGACCGAGGAAGAAGCCCTGGCCATCGCCAACGACACCGAGTTTGGTCTGGGTGCCGGCGTCTGGACCCGCGATACCAACCGGGCCTACCGCATGGGGCGTGCCATCCAGGCCGGACGGGTCTGGATGAACTGTTACCACGCCTACCCGGCGCACGCGGCCTTCGGTGGCTACAAAAAGTCCGGCGTTGGCCGTGAGACCCACAAGATGGCGCTCGAGCACTACCAGCAGACCAAGAACATGCTGGTGAGCTACGACACCAACCCACTGGGTTTCTTCTGA
- the pqqD gene encoding pyrroloquinoline quinone biosynthesis peptide chaperone PqqD produces the protein MDDVMARTPKFRRGFRFQWEPAQESYVLLYPEGMVKLNGSAGAILNEVNGERRVADIVASLEQKFPEAGALAQDVTEFLQDAQQQHWIDLT, from the coding sequence ATGGATGACGTGATGGCCCGGACCCCGAAATTTCGCCGGGGCTTCCGCTTCCAGTGGGAGCCGGCCCAGGAGTCCTATGTGCTGCTGTATCCGGAGGGCATGGTCAAACTCAATGGCAGCGCCGGCGCCATCCTCAATGAGGTGAACGGCGAGCGCAGGGTGGCCGATATCGTGGCGTCACTGGAACAGAAGTTTCCGGAAGCCGGCGCCCTGGCTCAGGACGTGACCGAGTTCCTGCAGGATGCCCAACAGCAACACTGGATTGACCTGACATGA
- the pqqB gene encoding pyrroloquinoline quinone biosynthesis protein PqqB — protein sequence MQIHVLGSAAGGGFPQWNCNCANCAGFRSGTLNAKARTQSSIAVSEDGEHWILFNASPDIRAQLASFDAMQPARALRDTGIDAILLMDSQVDHTTGLLSLREGLPIDVWCTAQVHEDLSGGFPLFRMLEHWNGGLNWQPIEATEQVPFTIPCAPSIRLTAIPLLSNAPPYSPRRDNPHPGDNIGVFLEDICTGQTVLYAPGLGEPDQRILDWMKRADVLLVDGTVWHDDEMIRQEVGTKTGQAMGHLAQFGPGGMIEVLDSMPAERKILIHINNTNPILDEDSSERAELLRHGIDVAWDGMHIDLSGQP from the coding sequence ATGCAGATTCATGTCCTCGGTTCCGCCGCCGGCGGTGGTTTTCCCCAGTGGAATTGCAATTGCGCCAATTGCGCCGGATTCCGCAGCGGCACCCTGAACGCCAAGGCCAGAACCCAGTCTTCCATTGCCGTCAGTGAGGACGGCGAACACTGGATTCTGTTCAATGCCTCGCCGGATATCCGGGCCCAACTGGCGTCGTTCGATGCCATGCAGCCGGCCCGGGCCCTGCGCGACACCGGCATTGACGCCATCCTGCTGATGGACAGCCAGGTGGATCACACCACCGGCCTGCTGTCGTTGCGGGAGGGGCTGCCGATCGACGTCTGGTGTACCGCCCAGGTGCACGAGGATCTGAGCGGCGGTTTCCCATTGTTCCGCATGCTGGAACACTGGAACGGCGGGTTGAACTGGCAGCCGATCGAAGCGACCGAGCAGGTGCCGTTTACCATTCCCTGTGCCCCGTCGATCCGGCTGACGGCCATTCCCCTGCTCAGCAACGCGCCACCGTATTCACCGCGCCGGGACAACCCGCATCCCGGCGACAACATCGGCGTGTTTCTCGAAGACATCTGCACCGGTCAGACGGTGCTCTACGCGCCTGGCCTTGGCGAACCGGACCAGCGCATTCTGGACTGGATGAAGCGGGCCGATGTCTTGCTGGTGGACGGAACCGTCTGGCACGACGACGAGATGATTCGCCAGGAAGTCGGCACCAAGACCGGTCAGGCCATGGGACACCTGGCGCAGTTTGGGCCGGGCGGGATGATTGAGGTTCTCGATAGCATGCCGGCCGAGCGCAAGATCCTGATACACATCAACAACACCAACCCGATCCTGGACGAGGATTCGTCCGAACGTGCCGAGCTGTTACGACACGGTATTGACGTCGCCTGGGACGGAATGCACATCGATTTGTCGGGGCAGCCATGA
- the pqqA gene encoding pyrroloquinoline quinone precursor peptide PqqA, with protein sequence MWTKPAYEDLRIGFEVTMYFANR encoded by the coding sequence ATGTGGACCAAACCAGCCTACGAAGATCTGCGCATTGGGTTCGAAGTCACCATGTACTTCGCCAACCGCTGA
- the pqqC gene encoding pyrroloquinoline-quinone synthase PqqC, with protein MNAIATTAMNRQDFEQALRDKGRFYHIHHPYHKAMYGGQCTPEQIRGWVANRYYYQINIPRKDAAIMANCPDATVRRMWLQRILDHDGHEGDEGGIEAWLCLAEAVGLTREEVTDQRHVLPGVRFAVDAYLNFARRATWQEAACSSLTELFAPEIHQSRLDSWPQHYPWIEETGYSYFRKRLSEARRDVEHGLTITLDHFTSQADQARALDILQFKLDILWSMLDALTMAYMHQTPPYHTVTDQQVWHRGL; from the coding sequence ATGAACGCCATCGCCACGACGGCCATGAACCGTCAGGATTTCGAACAGGCCCTGCGCGACAAAGGGCGTTTCTACCACATCCACCACCCTTACCATAAGGCCATGTATGGCGGGCAGTGCACACCTGAGCAGATCCGCGGCTGGGTGGCGAACCGGTACTACTACCAGATCAACATCCCCCGGAAAGACGCCGCGATCATGGCCAATTGCCCAGATGCGACTGTGCGCCGGATGTGGCTGCAACGGATCCTGGATCATGACGGGCATGAGGGAGACGAGGGCGGTATCGAAGCCTGGCTGTGCCTGGCGGAGGCGGTGGGACTGACCCGGGAGGAAGTGACGGATCAGCGCCACGTGCTGCCCGGCGTCCGGTTCGCGGTGGACGCCTACCTGAATTTTGCCCGCCGGGCGACCTGGCAGGAAGCGGCCTGCTCGTCGCTGACCGAGCTGTTCGCGCCGGAAATCCACCAGTCGCGCCTGGACAGCTGGCCCCAGCATTATCCCTGGATCGAGGAAACCGGCTACAGCTATTTCCGCAAGCGTCTGTCCGAGGCCCGGCGCGATGTCGAGCACGGGCTCACGATCACGCTGGATCATTTCACGTCGCAGGCCGATCAGGCCCGGGCCCTGGACATACTTCAATTCAAGCTGGATATCCTATGGTCTATGTTGGATGCGCTGACTATGGCTTACATGCATCAAACGCCGCCGTACCACACAGTCACCGATCAACAAGTGTGGCACCGGGGGCTGTGA
- the uca gene encoding urea carboxylase has translation MELNRQVDKVLIANRGAIACRIIRTLREMGMTSVAVYAEADADSLHVRQADEAWPLGDGSAAATYLDQDKLFEVLAASGAGAIHPGYGFLSENAEFARRCEAGGVVFLGPTPEQMEQFGLKHTARALAEAAGVPLLPGTDLLSDLDAALAAAEQIGYPVMLKSTAGGGGIGMSRCYGAEDLRNSFESVQRLSQNNFSNSGVFLEKFVEHARHIEVQLFGDGEGRVVALGERDCSAQRRNQKVIEEAPAPGLTDTVRERMHTTARQLGERIAYRSAGTVEFIYDPDTAEFYFLEVNTRLQVEHGVTEQVYGVDIVRWMVQLGMGTLPDLTKLASTLTPDGHAIQVRLYAEDPNKDFQPSAGLLTNVRWPDDDSLRIDHWIQPGTEVSPLFDPMLAKVIVHDRDRETARQHLISALDDSQLYGIETNLNYVRQVLDDPRFIEGRLFTRTLNEFDYRPATVDVVNGGTLTTVQDYPGRIGYWEVGVPPSGPFDSYSFRLGNRLLGNDEGVPGLEITLKGPTLVFNRPTQIVLTGAELSASLNDEPVGFWQVVDVPAGATLKLGATTADGARAYVLFRGGLTCPEYLTSCSTFTLGQFGGHCGRALRAGDVLTLPDAEPVAAATVPTDLKPAIGKTWQLHVTYGPHGAPDYFTERDIDTFFDSDWEIHYNSSRTGVRLIGPKPEWARSDGGEAGMHPSNIHDNAYAVGTVDFTGDMPVILGPDGPSLGGFVCPVTVISADLWKLGQLKAGDKVRFVPVSQDQAVDLRRAQDDSVAGLSAASPAALNMTPTRPETPVLAALSTDQHETGVVYRAAGDNYVLVEYGPMELDIRLRFRAHALMLWLRDRNHPAILELTPGIRSLQVHYDSRKLDQHTLLDLLIGAEKELEQQPEWDVPARIVHLPLSWDDEACHTAIAKYMQSVRKDAPWCPSNLEFIRRINGLESIEQVKKTLFEASYLVMGLGDVYLGAPVATPLDPRHRLVTTKYNPARTWTAENSVGIGGAYLCIYGMEGPGGYQFVGRTLQMWNRYRTTEFFEEGKPWLLRFFDQVRFYEVSAAELQRIRRDFPNGDYPIRVEETRFNLRDYEQFLADNHDDVRDFTSRRQQAFDEELQRWIESGQINFSAEAPLEDTGEDDIANLPAGQHAVESHVAGNLWECLVQAGDTIEAQRPVAIIESMKMEIELLSPVSGRVVEVRREAGQSVAPGTPVVIVEETRNECQQRE, from the coding sequence ATGGAGCTGAACCGACAGGTCGACAAGGTGCTGATTGCCAACCGGGGCGCCATTGCCTGCCGGATCATCCGGACCCTGCGCGAGATGGGCATGACCTCGGTTGCGGTGTACGCCGAGGCCGATGCCGACTCGCTCCATGTGCGTCAGGCCGATGAGGCCTGGCCATTGGGGGACGGGTCTGCGGCAGCCACCTATCTGGATCAGGACAAACTGTTTGAGGTCCTGGCGGCGAGCGGTGCCGGCGCCATCCATCCGGGTTATGGCTTTCTCAGCGAAAACGCCGAGTTCGCCCGCCGCTGTGAGGCCGGGGGCGTGGTGTTCCTGGGCCCCACCCCCGAACAGATGGAACAATTCGGCCTGAAACACACCGCCCGTGCCCTGGCGGAAGCGGCTGGTGTGCCGCTGCTGCCCGGTACCGACTTGCTCTCGGACCTGGACGCCGCCCTGGCCGCTGCCGAGCAGATTGGCTACCCGGTGATGCTCAAGAGCACCGCCGGTGGTGGCGGTATCGGCATGTCCCGCTGTTACGGCGCAGAGGACCTGCGCAACAGTTTCGAATCGGTCCAGCGTCTGAGCCAGAACAATTTCAGCAACAGCGGCGTGTTCCTGGAGAAATTCGTCGAACACGCCCGCCACATTGAGGTGCAGCTGTTCGGTGACGGCGAGGGCCGGGTCGTTGCCCTGGGCGAGCGCGATTGCTCGGCCCAGCGCCGCAACCAGAAGGTGATTGAAGAAGCCCCGGCGCCGGGGCTGACCGATACCGTTCGTGAGCGCATGCACACCACCGCCCGCCAGCTGGGCGAGCGCATCGCCTATCGCAGCGCCGGCACCGTGGAATTCATCTATGACCCGGACACCGCCGAGTTCTACTTCCTCGAGGTCAACACCCGCTTGCAGGTGGAGCACGGGGTCACGGAGCAGGTCTATGGGGTCGATATCGTCCGCTGGATGGTGCAACTGGGTATGGGCACCCTGCCCGACCTGACGAAACTGGCCAGCACGTTGACACCGGATGGCCACGCCATACAGGTGCGACTCTACGCCGAGGACCCCAACAAGGACTTCCAGCCCAGCGCCGGCCTGCTGACCAACGTCCGGTGGCCTGACGACGACAGCCTGCGGATCGACCACTGGATACAACCGGGTACGGAGGTATCGCCCCTGTTCGACCCGATGCTGGCCAAGGTGATTGTCCATGACCGGGATCGTGAAACCGCCCGCCAGCACCTGATCAGCGCACTGGACGACAGCCAGCTGTACGGCATCGAAACCAACCTCAACTACGTACGCCAGGTCCTGGACGACCCGCGCTTCATCGAGGGCCGCCTGTTCACCCGCACCCTCAATGAATTCGATTACCGCCCCGCCACCGTCGACGTCGTCAACGGCGGCACCCTGACGACCGTCCAGGATTACCCGGGCCGGATCGGTTACTGGGAAGTCGGCGTGCCACCCTCCGGCCCGTTCGACAGCTATTCGTTCCGGCTCGGCAACCGGCTGCTGGGTAACGATGAGGGCGTCCCCGGTCTGGAAATCACCCTCAAGGGCCCGACCCTGGTCTTTAACCGACCGACCCAGATTGTCCTGACCGGCGCCGAACTCAGCGCCAGCCTGAACGATGAACCGGTTGGGTTCTGGCAGGTCGTCGATGTGCCTGCAGGCGCCACCCTGAAACTGGGCGCCACCACCGCGGACGGCGCCCGGGCCTATGTCCTGTTCCGGGGCGGGCTGACCTGCCCGGAATATCTGACCTCCTGCAGTACCTTCACCCTGGGCCAGTTCGGCGGCCATTGCGGCCGGGCCCTGCGCGCCGGCGATGTGCTCACCCTGCCGGACGCCGAACCGGTCGCCGCGGCCACCGTGCCGACGGACCTGAAACCGGCCATCGGCAAGACCTGGCAATTGCACGTGACCTACGGTCCCCATGGCGCGCCGGACTATTTTACCGAGCGGGACATCGACACTTTTTTCGACAGCGACTGGGAGATTCACTACAACTCCAGCCGCACCGGCGTGCGCCTGATCGGACCGAAACCCGAATGGGCCCGCAGTGACGGTGGCGAAGCCGGCATGCACCCGTCCAACATCCATGACAACGCCTACGCGGTGGGCACCGTGGATTTCACCGGGGACATGCCGGTGATCCTCGGCCCGGACGGGCCCAGCCTCGGCGGATTCGTCTGTCCGGTCACGGTCATCAGCGCGGATCTCTGGAAACTGGGTCAGCTCAAGGCCGGCGACAAGGTCCGGTTTGTGCCGGTCAGCCAGGACCAGGCGGTGGACCTGCGCCGTGCCCAGGACGACTCCGTGGCCGGGCTCTCCGCCGCCTCCCCAGCCGCCCTGAACATGACGCCCACCCGGCCAGAGACGCCGGTTTTGGCGGCACTGAGCACCGACCAGCACGAAACCGGCGTGGTCTATCGCGCCGCTGGCGACAACTACGTGCTGGTTGAATACGGCCCCATGGAACTGGATATCCGCCTGCGCTTCCGGGCCCACGCGCTGATGCTCTGGCTCCGGGACCGCAATCATCCGGCCATTCTGGAGCTGACGCCGGGCATTCGCTCCCTGCAGGTGCATTACGACAGCCGCAAGCTGGACCAGCACACCTTGCTGGACCTGCTGATCGGCGCCGAAAAGGAACTGGAGCAGCAGCCGGAATGGGACGTTCCCGCCCGCATTGTGCACCTGCCCCTGTCCTGGGACGACGAGGCCTGCCACACCGCCATTGCCAAATACATGCAGTCGGTACGCAAGGACGCCCCCTGGTGCCCCAGCAACCTGGAATTCATCCGGCGCATCAATGGCCTGGAGAGCATCGAGCAGGTCAAGAAAACCCTGTTTGAGGCCAGCTACCTGGTGATGGGACTGGGCGACGTCTACCTCGGCGCGCCGGTGGCGACGCCACTGGATCCCCGACATCGGCTGGTCACCACCAAGTACAACCCGGCCCGGACCTGGACCGCGGAGAACTCCGTCGGCATCGGCGGCGCCTACCTGTGCATCTATGGGATGGAGGGCCCCGGGGGCTACCAGTTCGTGGGGCGCACCCTGCAGATGTGGAACCGCTATCGCACCACCGAATTCTTCGAAGAGGGCAAGCCGTGGCTGCTCCGGTTCTTCGACCAAGTGCGCTTTTACGAAGTCAGCGCCGCCGAACTGCAACGGATCCGGCGCGACTTTCCCAACGGCGATTACCCGATCCGGGTCGAGGAGACCCGCTTCAACCTCAGGGACTATGAACAGTTCCTCGCAGACAACCACGACGACGTCCGTGACTTCACCAGCCGGCGCCAACAGGCCTTCGATGAGGAACTGCAACGCTGGATCGAGTCCGGCCAGATCAACTTCAGTGCCGAAGCGCCGCTGGAAGACACCGGAGAGGACGACATCGCCAACCTCCCGGCCGGCCAGCACGCGGTGGAAAGCCACGTAGCCGGCAACCTGTGGGAGTGCCTGGTGCAGGCCGGTGACACCATCGAAGCCCAGCGGCCCGTGGCGATCATCGAGTCCATGAAAATGGAAATCGAACTGCTGAGCCCGGTCAGTGGCCGGGTGGTGGAGGTGCGCCGGGAAGCCGGCCAGTCGGTCGCCCCGGGTACCCCGGTGGTGATCGTTGAGGAAACACGGAATGAATGCCAACAGCGCGAATGA
- a CDS encoding urea amidolyase associated protein UAAP1 has product MLHTATPLYDDLIPGGSHWSFIMRRGHVLRLIDETGGANVGMLMYNPENPLERYNMPDTLKNQHTFLLTRGHVLLSDMGRVFASIIRDDLGWHDTVSGTCNADLVAQRWGRKTYQDAHNHYHRNGFSSFLNELAKYGLGKKDLTANLNWFSKVKTDDDGNMAYVRDHSHAGATVDLRFEMDTIVVLHTCPHPLNTAAEYPSHPLRYQLFRAAPVTDADPCKISSPEATRAFANTALYHLMQP; this is encoded by the coding sequence ATGTTGCACACCGCAACCCCCCTCTACGACGATCTGATTCCCGGCGGATCCCACTGGTCCTTCATCATGCGCCGCGGCCACGTGCTGCGCCTGATCGACGAAACCGGCGGTGCCAATGTCGGCATGTTGATGTACAACCCCGAGAACCCGCTCGAGCGGTACAACATGCCGGACACCCTGAAGAACCAGCACACCTTCCTGCTGACCCGGGGCCATGTCCTGTTATCCGACATGGGCCGGGTTTTTGCCTCCATCATTCGTGACGATTTGGGCTGGCACGATACCGTCAGCGGTACCTGCAACGCCGACCTGGTGGCGCAGCGCTGGGGCCGGAAAACCTATCAGGACGCCCACAACCACTACCACCGCAACGGGTTTTCCAGCTTCCTGAACGAACTGGCCAAATACGGTCTGGGCAAGAAGGACCTCACCGCCAACCTGAACTGGTTCAGCAAGGTCAAAACCGACGACGACGGCAATATGGCGTACGTCCGCGATCATTCCCACGCCGGCGCTACCGTGGACCTGCGGTTCGAGATGGACACCATTGTGGTGCTGCACACCTGCCCGCACCCGCTCAACACCGCCGCCGAGTACCCCAGCCATCCCCTGCGTTACCAGCTCTTCAGGGCCGCGCCGGTGACCGATGCCGATCCCTGCAAGATTTCGTCGCCGGAGGCCACCCGCGCCTTCGCCAACACCGCCCTGTATCACCTGATGCAGCCCTGA